The Cellulomonas fulva genome includes a window with the following:
- a CDS encoding GNAT family N-acetyltransferase: MTSGMETVWPAAGVLVRSGDLELRYLDDELALRLALLAADGVHAPDFMPFTNPWTRGTPDEVARSVLQYQWKLRSTFGPEAWALELAVLRDGEVLGIQGMYTEKFTLTRSGETGSWLGLRYQGQGVGTRMRLAVLHLLFEGLDAQRATTSAFADNGPSNAVTRRLGYRENGTDTAVREDAPVVSRRYVLERADWDARPPELRPPVELEGVGPLRAFLRLDGADGSGSAHTPSTTADD; this comes from the coding sequence ATGACGAGCGGCATGGAGACGGTCTGGCCCGCGGCGGGCGTGCTGGTGCGCAGCGGTGACCTGGAGCTGAGGTACCTGGACGACGAGCTGGCGCTGCGGCTCGCACTGCTCGCCGCGGACGGGGTGCACGCGCCCGACTTCATGCCCTTCACCAACCCCTGGACCCGCGGAACGCCCGACGAGGTGGCCCGCAGCGTCCTGCAGTACCAGTGGAAGCTGCGCTCGACGTTCGGCCCCGAGGCGTGGGCGCTCGAGCTCGCCGTCCTCCGCGACGGCGAGGTGCTCGGGATCCAGGGGATGTACACCGAGAAGTTCACACTCACGAGGTCCGGCGAGACCGGCTCCTGGCTCGGCCTGCGGTACCAGGGGCAGGGTGTCGGCACGCGCATGCGCCTGGCGGTGCTGCACCTGTTGTTCGAGGGCCTCGACGCGCAACGCGCGACGACCTCGGCATTCGCGGACAACGGCCCGTCGAACGCCGTGACCCGCCGACTGGGCTACCGCGAGAACGGCACCGACACCGCCGTGCGTGAGGACGCCCCGGTGGTCAGCCGACGCTACGTCCTCGAGCGCGCCGACTGGGACGCCCGCCCGCCAGAGCTGCGCCCCCCGGTCGAGCTCGAGGGCGTCGGTCCGCTACGGGCGTTCCTGCGGCTCGACGGCGCGGACGGGTCCGGGTCCGCGCACACCCCGTCCACCACCGCGGACGACTGA
- a CDS encoding peptidylprolyl isomerase produces MFATLHTTAGDIRIELFENHAPRTVQNFVGLATGTQEWTDPSTGATRNDPLYAGVVFHRVIDGFMIQGGDPLGNGRGGPGYNFDDEIHPELSFSEPYLLAMANAGKRLDPTTGKVGGTNGSQFFITVTSPDWLNGKHTIFGKVADDASRAVVDAIATTPTRPGDRPVQDVVIESVDIEA; encoded by the coding sequence ATGTTCGCGACCCTGCACACGACCGCCGGTGACATCCGGATCGAGCTCTTCGAGAACCACGCGCCGCGCACCGTCCAGAACTTCGTGGGCCTGGCGACGGGCACCCAGGAGTGGACCGACCCGTCCACGGGCGCCACGCGCAACGACCCGCTGTACGCCGGCGTGGTCTTCCACCGCGTGATCGACGGCTTCATGATCCAGGGCGGGGACCCGCTCGGGAACGGCCGCGGTGGCCCCGGCTACAACTTCGACGACGAGATCCACCCGGAGCTCTCCTTCTCCGAGCCCTACCTGCTCGCCATGGCGAACGCCGGCAAGCGCCTGGACCCGACCACCGGCAAGGTCGGCGGGACCAACGGCTCGCAGTTCTTCATCACGGTCACGTCCCCCGACTGGCTCAACGGCAAGCACACGATCTTCGGCAAGGTCGCGGACGACGCGAGCCGCGCGGTCGTGGACGCGATCGCGACGACCCCGACGCGGCCCGGTGACCGGCCCGTGCAGGACGTCGTGATCGAGTCCGTCGACATCGAGGCCTGA
- a CDS encoding glycoside hydrolase family 9 protein, giving the protein MSPRPRPPRARRGRTRSVAGVAALALTAGALVVPLASAASAAPAFNYAEALQKSMFFYQAQASGDLPENYPVSWRGDSGMTDGADVGKDLTGGWYDAGDHVKFGFPMAFTTTMLAWGAVASPDGYAKAGQTDEIQSNLRWVNDYFVKAHTAPNELYVQVGDGEADHKWWGPAEVMTMARPSMKITASCPGSDVAGETAAAMAASSLVFADDDPAYAAKLVTHAKQLYSFADTYRGAYSDCVTGASAYYKSWSGYQDELVWGAYWLYKATGDRTYLAKAEAEYDKLGTENQSTTRSYKWTVAWDNKQFATYALLAMETGKQKYVDDANRWLDYWTVGVNGEKVRYSPGGQAVLDSWGSLRYAANTSFVALVYSDWVGDATRKARYHDFGLRQINYALGDNPRKSSYVVGFGTNSPTKPHHRTAHGSWLDSITTPVESRHVLYGALVGGPGAPDDAYKDDRQDYVANEVATDYNAGFSSALAYLVDEYGGTPLASFPRAETPDGDQIFVEAQLNQPPSGTFTEVKAMIRNQSAFPARSLTNGTVRYWFRTDGFAASDVTLTANYSECGAQSGKGVSAGGTLGYVQLSCAGQNIYPGGQSQHRREIQFRLTGPAGWDATNDPSFAGLTQTGLAKAPAITLYDGGKLIWGTEPTGTTPGDTTAPTAPGTPAASAITSTGATLTWAASTDAVGVTGYDVYRVQGTTSTLVASPTTTSTTLTGLTAGTAYTYVVKARDAAGNVSAASSAVTFTTTAAPADTTAPTVPGTPTASAVTSSGATLTWAASTDAGSGVAKYEVLRVQGTTSTLVASPTTTSTTLTGLTAGTAYTYAVRAVDAAGNTSASSAAVTFTTTTTTTPPPDPAGSCKVVYTPNGWNTGFTASVKITNTGTSPLTWSLGFAFPSGQKLSSGWSATWTQTGTAVTATGLSWNATLAPGASTEIGFQGTHNGTNTSPSTFTVNGTTCS; this is encoded by the coding sequence ATGTCGCCACGACCCCGTCCCCCCCGCGCCCGGCGCGGCCGCACCCGCAGCGTCGCGGGTGTCGCCGCGCTCGCGCTCACCGCGGGCGCCCTCGTCGTCCCCCTCGCGAGCGCCGCGTCCGCGGCCCCGGCGTTCAACTACGCCGAGGCCCTGCAGAAGTCGATGTTCTTCTACCAGGCGCAGGCCTCCGGAGACCTGCCGGAGAACTACCCCGTGTCCTGGCGCGGTGACTCCGGCATGACCGACGGCGCGGACGTCGGCAAGGACCTCACCGGCGGCTGGTACGACGCGGGCGACCACGTGAAGTTCGGCTTCCCCATGGCCTTCACGACGACGATGCTCGCCTGGGGCGCTGTCGCCAGCCCGGACGGCTACGCGAAGGCCGGCCAGACCGACGAGATCCAGAGCAACCTGCGCTGGGTCAACGACTACTTCGTCAAGGCGCACACCGCCCCCAACGAGCTGTACGTGCAGGTGGGCGACGGCGAGGCCGACCACAAGTGGTGGGGCCCCGCCGAGGTCATGACGATGGCGCGGCCGTCGATGAAGATCACGGCGTCCTGCCCGGGTTCCGACGTCGCGGGGGAGACGGCCGCCGCCATGGCCGCCTCCTCGCTGGTGTTCGCCGACGACGACCCGGCGTACGCCGCCAAGCTCGTCACCCACGCCAAGCAGCTCTACTCGTTCGCGGACACCTACCGCGGCGCGTACTCCGACTGCGTGACGGGGGCGTCCGCGTACTACAAGTCCTGGTCCGGCTACCAGGACGAGCTGGTCTGGGGCGCGTACTGGCTCTACAAGGCGACGGGTGACCGGACGTACCTGGCCAAGGCGGAGGCGGAGTACGACAAGCTCGGCACCGAGAACCAGTCGACGACCCGCTCCTACAAGTGGACCGTCGCGTGGGACAACAAGCAGTTCGCCACCTACGCCCTCCTGGCGATGGAGACCGGCAAGCAGAAGTACGTCGACGACGCGAACCGCTGGCTCGACTACTGGACCGTCGGCGTCAACGGCGAGAAGGTCCGCTACTCCCCGGGCGGCCAGGCTGTGCTCGACTCGTGGGGCTCGCTGCGGTACGCCGCGAACACCTCGTTCGTCGCCCTGGTCTACTCCGACTGGGTCGGCGACGCGACGCGCAAGGCGCGCTACCACGACTTCGGCCTGCGGCAGATCAACTACGCGCTCGGCGACAACCCCCGCAAGTCGTCGTACGTGGTGGGCTTCGGCACCAACTCGCCCACCAAGCCGCACCACCGCACCGCGCACGGCTCCTGGCTCGACTCGATCACCACGCCGGTCGAGTCCCGGCACGTCCTGTACGGCGCGCTCGTCGGCGGCCCCGGCGCGCCCGACGACGCGTACAAGGACGACCGGCAGGACTACGTGGCCAACGAGGTCGCCACGGACTACAACGCCGGCTTCTCGTCCGCGCTGGCGTACCTGGTCGACGAGTACGGCGGCACGCCGCTCGCGTCGTTCCCGCGGGCCGAAACGCCCGACGGCGACCAGATCTTCGTCGAGGCCCAGCTGAACCAGCCGCCGAGCGGCACGTTCACCGAGGTCAAGGCCATGATCCGGAACCAGTCCGCGTTCCCCGCGCGGTCCCTGACCAACGGCACGGTGCGCTACTGGTTCCGCACCGACGGCTTCGCCGCGTCGGACGTGACCCTCACGGCGAACTACTCCGAGTGCGGCGCGCAGTCGGGCAAGGGCGTCAGCGCGGGCGGCACACTGGGCTACGTCCAGCTCTCCTGCGCCGGCCAGAACATCTACCCGGGCGGCCAGTCGCAGCACCGCCGCGAGATCCAGTTCCGGCTCACCGGCCCCGCCGGCTGGGACGCGACCAACGACCCGTCGTTCGCCGGGCTGACGCAGACCGGCCTGGCCAAGGCGCCCGCGATCACGCTCTACGACGGCGGCAAGCTGATCTGGGGCACCGAGCCGACCGGCACCACGCCGGGCGACACCACCGCCCCGACGGCACCCGGCACGCCCGCCGCGTCCGCGATCACGTCGACCGGCGCGACCCTCACCTGGGCCGCCTCGACCGACGCCGTGGGCGTCACCGGGTACGACGTCTACCGGGTCCAGGGGACGACGAGCACGCTCGTCGCCTCGCCCACCACCACGTCGACGACGCTCACCGGCCTCACCGCCGGCACCGCCTACACCTACGTGGTCAAGGCGCGCGACGCCGCCGGGAACGTGTCCGCCGCCTCGTCGGCCGTCACCTTCACGACGACCGCCGCACCCGCGGACACCACCGCGCCGACCGTCCCCGGCACGCCCACGGCCTCGGCCGTGACCTCGTCGGGCGCGACGCTCACCTGGGCCGCGTCGACGGACGCCGGTTCCGGCGTGGCGAAGTACGAGGTGCTGCGGGTCCAGGGGACGACGAGCACGCTCGTCGCCTCGCCCACCACCACGTCGACGACCCTCACCGGCCTCACCGCCGGCACCGCGTACACCTACGCGGTGCGTGCGGTCGACGCCGCGGGCAACACCTCCGCGTCCAGCGCGGCGGTGACGTTCACGACCACCACCACGACGACCCCGCCCCCGGATCCCGCGGGCTCCTGCAAGGTCGTCTACACGCCCAACGGCTGGAACACGGGGTTCACCGCGTCGGTGAAGATCACCAACACGGGCACCTCGCCGCTCACCTGGTCCCTCGGGTTCGCGTTCCCGTCCGGTCAGAAGCTGTCCTCGGGCTGGAGCGCCACCTGGACCCAGACGGGCACCGCGGTGACCGCTACGGGCCTGTCCTGGAACGCGACGCTGGCTCCGGGCGCGAGCACGGAGATCGGCTTCCAGGGCACGCACAACGGCACCAACACCTCGCCGTCGACCTTCACGGTCAACGGCACCACCTGCTCCTGA
- a CDS encoding PadR family transcriptional regulator, translating to MTDVQWPAEWMRGVLEVCVLRVVGLGPTYGYAIGQALEEAGLGSVKGGTLYPLLTRFEQAGLVDIEWRPGAGGPGRKYYTLTAAGRAEAQRRAGDWVAFSDTVTRVLTTSDEDAADLPARDGHDEGARKGDER from the coding sequence GTGACCGATGTGCAGTGGCCGGCCGAGTGGATGCGGGGCGTGCTCGAGGTCTGCGTGCTGCGCGTCGTCGGTCTCGGACCGACCTACGGCTACGCGATCGGGCAAGCGCTGGAGGAGGCCGGCCTCGGCTCGGTCAAGGGCGGGACGCTGTACCCGCTGCTCACGAGGTTCGAGCAGGCCGGTCTGGTCGACATCGAGTGGCGTCCGGGCGCGGGCGGGCCGGGCCGCAAGTACTACACGCTCACGGCGGCCGGCCGCGCCGAGGCGCAGCGCCGGGCAGGGGACTGGGTCGCCTTCAGCGACACCGTCACCAGGGTGCTGACCACGTCCGACGAGGACGCGGCCGACCTGCCGGCGAGAGACGGGCACGACGAGGGTGCTCGCAAGGGCGACGAGAGGTGA